In the genome of Balneola sp., one region contains:
- a CDS encoding penicillin-binding protein activator LpoB — protein MRYTLLSTLMILMAVTACQPSNKVTRIDPGTTTDLSGKWNDTDARLVAEELISDALTKPWLNQFSRDTQKPPVLILGRVRNESMEHIDTEVFTKEMERAFVNSGSVSVVANSEERQQIREERADQQDFASFETTKRMAEELGADFMMIGNINSIVDEAVDNSTLAVFYTVNLELVNVETNQKVWIGNKKIKKLIERRNYRG, from the coding sequence ATGAGATACACTCTACTGAGTACACTTATGATACTTATGGCAGTTACTGCCTGCCAGCCTTCAAATAAAGTAACACGAATCGACCCAGGTACAACTACAGATCTATCTGGAAAATGGAATGATACAGATGCCAGACTCGTCGCTGAAGAACTGATTAGTGATGCACTAACTAAACCATGGCTCAACCAATTTAGCAGGGATACGCAGAAACCTCCTGTCTTAATACTGGGAAGAGTTAGAAATGAAAGTATGGAACACATCGATACTGAAGTATTTACGAAAGAAATGGAACGTGCTTTTGTAAACTCTGGCTCTGTATCAGTAGTAGCAAATTCAGAAGAACGCCAACAAATTAGAGAAGAAAGAGCAGATCAACAGGATTTTGCTTCCTTCGAAACAACAAAAAGGATGGCAGAGGAATTAGGCGCCGACTTTATGATGATCGGAAACATTAATTCGATTGTTGACGAAGCCGTTGATAATAGCACCCTTGCTGTCTTTTATACTGTGAATCTTGAACTCGTTAATGTAGAAACCAACCAAAAGGTTTGGATTGGAAATAAGAAGATTAAAAAGTTGATCGAACGCAGAAATTACAGAGGGTAA